In Pseudobacteroides sp., one DNA window encodes the following:
- a CDS encoding DUF1492 domain-containing protein, giving the protein MTAKEYLGQAYRLDQRINSKLGQVESLNLLATKATATLSDMPRNPNRATSTMADAVGKIIDLQAEINNDIDCLVRLKHEIVMVIKRIRNTEYQTLLEKRYLCFMTFEQIAVDMNYSIDNVFKVHKKALSYIVVPATLQ; this is encoded by the coding sequence ATGACAGCAAAAGAATACCTTGGCCAGGCTTATCGCCTTGACCAGCGCATCAATTCTAAGCTAGGACAAGTTGAGTCTTTGAACCTTCTTGCAACAAAAGCGACCGCCACTCTTAGTGATATGCCACGGAATCCAAACCGTGCGACATCTACAATGGCAGATGCAGTGGGTAAAATCATAGATTTGCAAGCAGAAATAAACAATGATATCGATTGCCTTGTAAGGCTGAAGCATGAGATTGTTATGGTTATAAAAAGAATTCGCAATACAGAGTACCAAACCCTCTTGGAAAAAAGGTATCTCTGCTTTATGACCTTCGAGCAGATTGCTGTGGATATGAATTACAGTATCGATAATGTATTCAAGGTTCATAAAAAAGCACTATCCTATATCGTTGTTCCTGCAACATTACAGTAA
- a CDS encoding HNH endonuclease, whose product MPLKPKRPCSINGCPELTNGRYCEKHQKEIDRQYNKERQPLMKRRYGRAWKRIRDRYIKAHPLCEECLKNKKTTPANEVHHIKPLSKGGDSSDENLMSLCSSCHSTITAKEGGRWG is encoded by the coding sequence GTGCCTTTAAAACCTAAAAGACCTTGCAGTATCAATGGCTGCCCTGAACTTACCAATGGCAGATACTGCGAGAAGCATCAAAAGGAAATTGACAGACAGTACAACAAAGAACGTCAGCCTCTTATGAAAAGGCGTTACGGCAGAGCATGGAAGCGTATCAGAGACAGATACATTAAGGCTCACCCACTCTGTGAGGAGTGTTTAAAAAACAAGAAGACAACCCCTGCCAATGAGGTGCATCACATCAAACCTCTGTCCAAAGGTGGTGACAGCAGTGATGAGAATTTAATGTCATTATGCAGTAGTTGTCACAGCACTATCACTGCAAAGGAAGGTGGCAGATGGGGCTAG